The Candidatus Syntrophosphaera sp. genome has a window encoding:
- the efp gene encoding elongation factor P: MASMADIRNGMIIQWKDDLYEVVEFLHVKPGKGPAFMRTKLKNVRSGRVLDNTFRESDSFNEVRVERRKMEYLYHDGQFFVMMDRETYEQLPVDASVIGDLDKLMLENMEVSMMFAPDGDILGLELPVTVVQTISECEPNVKGNTASGSGKTAYTETGLRLTVPFFVETGDKVKIDTRTGDYLERAN; encoded by the coding sequence ATGGCAAGCATGGCAGACATCCGTAACGGGATGATAATACAGTGGAAGGACGACCTCTACGAGGTGGTGGAATTCCTGCACGTGAAACCCGGCAAAGGCCCGGCCTTCATGCGCACCAAGCTGAAAAACGTGCGCAGCGGCAGGGTCCTGGACAACACCTTCCGCGAAAGCGACAGCTTCAACGAGGTGCGGGTCGAGCGCCGGAAGATGGAATACCTCTACCACGACGGCCAGTTCTTCGTGATGATGGACCGCGAGACCTATGAGCAGCTTCCGGTTGACGCCAGCGTGATCGGCGACCTGGACAAGCTGATGCTGGAGAACATGGAAGTCTCGATGATGTTCGCTCCGGATGGTGACATCCTGGGGCTGGAACTTCCGGTCACGGTGGTCCAGACCATCTCCGAATGCGAGCCCAACGTCAAAGGCAACACGGCCTCCGGCAGCGGCAAGACCGCCTACACGGAAACCGGCCTGAGGCTGACCGTCCCCTTCTTCGTGGAGACAGGCGACAAAGTCAAGATAGACACCCGCACGGGCGACTACCTCGAAAGAGCAAATTAA